The Poriferisphaera corsica DNA segment GCAAATGAAAATTGATTGTAAGACACCCCGCCACCGGTGGTGACGGGCTTGATGGGTTGCGCGCAGGGTCAGAAATGAGCTTGAAAAATTGATGACACGAACAGGGGGGGGGGGGATGGGGGTTAGCGGATTTTGATGGTGGCGAGGGCGAGGGCCGTGAAGAGAGCAGTGAGGAGCCAGAAGCGGACGACGACTTGTTGTTCGGTCCAGCCGAGGAGGTGGAAGTGGTGATGAACGGGTGCGCATTTGAAGACGCGGCGTTTGCCCTTGGTGAGTTTGAAGGTGGCGACCTGGATGATGACGGAGAAGGCTTCGAAGACGAAGATGCCGCCGATGAGGAGGAGTAGGAATTCCTGCCGGATGACGACGGCGATGAAGGCGATGAGGCCGCCGAGGGTGAGGGAGCCGGTGTCGCCCATGAAGACCTGGGCGGGGTGGCAGTTGAACCACATGAAACCGAGACAGGCGCCGGCCATAGCGCCGGCGACGACAGCGAGTTCATCGGCTTCGGGGATGTAGGGGACGAGGAGATGTTTGGAGAGAACGAAGTCCTGATCTTGGTAGCCGGCGATGAGGGCGAGGATCATGAAGGAAGATGCGACGATGACCATGTTGCCGGAGGCGAGGCCGTCCATGCCGTCGGTGAGGTTAACGGCGTTGGAGAAGAAGGTGATGATGAGGGTTGCGATGAGGATGAATGTGCCTGTGCCGAGGATGAACATGTTGGGGTTGGGGATGAACTCGCCCGCGGTGTGGTTCCATGTTTTGAGGAAGGGGAGGTTGAGGGCGTGGGACATGATCTGAGTGTTTTCAGGATCGATGGTGTATTTGGAGAGGCCGTGATGGTGGATGAAGTAGGCGAGAATGGCGGCGAGGCAGATCTGGCAGAGGAATTTTTCTTTGGAGTAGAGGCCTTCACGGGAACCGGGCTTGCGGCGGGCGGAGGTGAGCTTGAGCCAATCATCGGCGAAGCCGATGGCGGCGAAGGCAACGGCGGCGATAAGCGCCATGCGGATGTAGAAAGATGAGAGATCAGCGAGGAGTAGCGTGGAGATGAAGATGGCGATGACGATGAGGAGGCCGCCCATGGTGGGGGTGTTGGCCTTTTGCTTCATGAGTTGGTTGAGGTCTTTGTGATAGAACTCGGGGTTGTCGCCGACCTTTTGTTTGACGAGCCAGAGGATGGTGCGTTTGCCGAAGGCGGTAACGATGAGGAAGGAGAGGACGATGGAGGCGACGGCGCGGAACTCGACCCAACGCAGGACGTTAAGGGGGCCAAGGAAGGAGGATGAGTTGATGAATTCTTGGAAGTATGAATAGATGAGGTAAATCATGTCACCACTTTCCATCCCCATCCCCATCCCCCCTGTTTTAGTTTAAGGCGTAGATACCATTAGGGGTGGAAAGAGCGAGGGACTGGTTTTGATCAATCCGTTGATACAGAGCGCGGGATGATTGCAACGATCGCGCTCAATGAGAAGGCTTCATGATACTCGAAATGGGAGGTTTTTATAGGGAGAAATGTGGTGTGGAATGGATGGGGAGAGAGCTTAATGTTGGGTGTGACGTGAGGGGGTGGGAGAGGAGATGGGGGGGATGGTTATGGGGTTGCGGCGGCGATGGGAAGGAAAGATTCGATGTTCATGAGAAGGATGACAAGGAAGGTGGCGGCGAGGCCAAAGTATTGAACTTTGGAGATGGGCTCTTTCCAGTAAAGACGAGCGATGAGGATATTGAAGGCGATGATGGCGACGGAAACTGTGGGAAGGACGATAGTTGAAGAAAGTACGTCGAGTGAGAGGACGAGGAAAATACAGATGGCGACGTTGGCGATCCCTGCGACTGATCCGGTGGTGTAGGTGGCGAGTTTGTGGCGCTTACGTTCAAAGACGAGGACATGGGCACCGTTACAGATCGTGCCGGTGATGAAGATGACGGATGTATAGGCGAGGAAGCCGGCGTTTACGTTGTCGTCGAAACGGGGGACAGCGTCATGGATGATTGCAAAGAGGGTTTGTGTGAGTGCGGTCGCGAGGAGAATAAAGAGGACGAAAAGTGCGTTTGGTTTTGAGGAAGTTGCGGTTTGCGGTTCGGTGAGTGTGGCTGTCGCTGCGGGTGAATCGGAAGATTGTGGCTGGGCTTGTTCGGGAACAGACTGAGTGAGTTGATCGGGCGTTTCTTTCGGGCGCATGAGCAGAAGTGCGGGGGGAATGATGGCGAGGCCGATCCATTGGATAGCAGAGATGTGCTGGCCGTAAAAAGCCCATGCGTAGATAGCGGCGAGTGTCACGCCCATTTGAATGAGCGCTGAGGTGATGCCGACGCCAAAGAAGTTGTAGGCACGGAAGAGTACAAAGAGGTAGACATAGAAGATGGTGCCCATGGCGATGCCGCCGATTAAGGCGACGGTCGTGAGATGCTGAGGGGTGATGAAGACATGTGCGATGATCAGGAGGAGGATGGAGAGAAGAGCGCCAACGGCGTAGTTGATGGCGGAGACTGTCATTTCGGAAAGCTTTTTGACCTGACCAAAACGGAGGGCCTGGAAGAAAATGACAGTAGCGATGATGTTTAGTGCGAGGTAGAGCATAGCGGGGCAATTGTAACGATATTAGGGTGCTGGCGAAATTGTTCAGGTTGTAGAAATACGCGGAATAGGTGTGAGAAGTTTGTTGGGGGTTATGTATTATTGCTATTTATGGTTAAGAAATGCTGTGTACAAGTGGGCAAATGGGGTATAGTCGCGTGTGGCTGTTTGTTAGGATCGGGGTAGAGGTGCTTGAGCAGAAAGGAATGGATGTGAAGTGTGTTGTGGTGATGTTTGATACGTTGAACAGACGGCACTTGCCGGGGTACGGATGCGATTGGGTGAAGGCTCCGAATTTTGAGCGACTGGCTGAAAAGAGTGTGCAGTTTAATCAGAGTTATGTTTGCTCGATGCCGTGTATGCCGGCGAGACGTGATTTTCATACGGCGCGGCCGAATTTTTTGCATCGGAGTTGGGGGCCGTTGGAGCCGTTTGATGACAGCGTGCCTGAGATGTTGAAGGAAGCGGGTGTGTATACGCATTTGTGTACGGATCACTATCACTATTTCGAGGATGGCGGGGGGACGTATCACAATCGGTATCGCTCGTATGAGTTTAATCGCGGGCAAGAGGGAGATTTATGGAAAGGGGTTGTGAAGGGGGAAGTTGAAGGGCCAGAGGGTTATGCAGGGAGGGGGCCGGGGAGCGGGGTGTACGAGCGGCAAAACTGGGTGAATCGTGGGTATCAGCATGAGGAAAGTGATTGGCCGGTAGCGAAGACGTTTCGGCATGGCATGGCGTTTATTGAAACAAATTGGGCGGAGGACGATTGGTGTTTGACGATTGAAACGTTTGATCCTCACGAGCCATTCTATTCGTGTGATAGATACAAGGAAGCGTATGCGGAACATTACGAGGGATATCGTGGGCCGTTTTTTGATTGGCCGGAGTATGATCGGGTGAAGGAGGGAGATGAGGCGGTGGCTCATTTGCGGTATGAGTATGCGTCGCTGGTGAGTATGTGCGATGCGAAGTTGGGTGAGGTTTTGGACACGTTTGATCGGTATGAGTTGTGGGAAGATACGATGTTGGTGGTTTGGACGGATCATGGGTTTATGTTGGGGGAACGGGATATGTGGGCGAAGTGCTGGATGCCGTTTTATGATGAGGTGGCGCGGACGCCGTTTTATGTGTGGGACCCGAGGTGTGGTAAGAAAGGGGAGGTACGTGAATCGTTGGTGCAGCCGGCAATTGATCTGGGGCCAACACTGCTTAGGTATTTTGGTGTTGAAGGGACAAAAGATATGCTGGGGAAGGATTTAGCTGAGGTGATCGAGAACGATGAGGTCGTAAGAGAGGCGGGGATATTTGGGATGCATGGCGGGCATGTGAATGTGACGGATGGGCGATATGTTTATATGCGAGGGGCGGCTGAATCTACTAATCAACCACTGTATAACTATACGTTGATGCCAACTCATATGCGCGGGTTTGTGGGGTGTGATGTGCTTGGTGAAGCGGAGCTTGTTACGGGATTTGGGTTTATGAAGGGATGCAAGGTATTGAAGCTGGCAGCGAAAGGATGGGAGCATCCGGGAGTCAGTGAGCAAGAAAGAGGTACGATGCTGTTTGATTTGGCAAAAGATGCGGGGCAGGAAGTTAATATAAAGGATGAGGCGGTTGAATCTCGGATGGTGGATTGTCTGATTGAGTTAATGCGTGAGGCGGAAGCGCCGAGTGAGCAATATGAACGTTTGGGGTTAAACAATAAAAAAACGCAGCCTATCGATTAGATAGACTGCGAGCGCAGGCATAGCTTGGCTGCGATTAACACCGCCCGCGGAGAGATCGGTGTTAATTATTTTCTATTTGAAGCTCAGGTTCGATCGTTGTAGTTTCAATAGCAAATCCGTTGTTTGTGAGCTGGGTAGTGATGGTTTGGGTAATGACATCGCCGAGGGTATCTTTAGCGAGTTCTTTACGTTTCTCGGCGATAAAGGCTTGACGTTTCATCTCGAGTTCGGCTATCTGTTTTTGAATTTTTTCACGTTCTTCTTTGGTGATTTTGACGTGTTCAATACGCTGTTCAGGGGTCATTGCCTGCATTGCTTTGGGCAGCTCTTCGGTGGCAACGGTTGCGAGTTCTTCAAGCTTATCTTTATCACCGAAGGTATCGACGAGATCACGGCCAGAATTGTTGTACACTTGTTTTTTAGACTTTGATGCAACACGTTCGGCTATAGCCATGCCGCCCATGTTCATCATATTTTTATCTTGCTTGAGTTGATTTTGAGCACGTGATCGGCGAACTTCAGTAACACCGAAGTAGAGATAGGTGCCGTTGATTTGCGAATTGAGTTCTAAGAATTTGTCGTCG contains these protein-coding regions:
- the mraY gene encoding phospho-N-acetylmuramoyl-pentapeptide-transferase, whose product is MESGDMIYLIYSYFQEFINSSSFLGPLNVLRWVEFRAVASIVLSFLIVTAFGKRTILWLVKQKVGDNPEFYHKDLNQLMKQKANTPTMGGLLIVIAIFISTLLLADLSSFYIRMALIAAVAFAAIGFADDWLKLTSARRKPGSREGLYSKEKFLCQICLAAILAYFIHHHGLSKYTIDPENTQIMSHALNLPFLKTWNHTAGEFIPNPNMFILGTGTFILIATLIITFFSNAVNLTDGMDGLASGNMVIVASSFMILALIAGYQDQDFVLSKHLLVPYIPEADELAVVAGAMAGACLGFMWFNCHPAQVFMGDTGSLTLGGLIAFIAVVIRQEFLLLLIGGIFVFEAFSVIIQVATFKLTKGKRRVFKCAPVHHHFHLLGWTEQQVVVRFWLLTALFTALALATIKIR
- a CDS encoding sulfatase, with the protein product MLEQKGMDVKCVVVMFDTLNRRHLPGYGCDWVKAPNFERLAEKSVQFNQSYVCSMPCMPARRDFHTARPNFLHRSWGPLEPFDDSVPEMLKEAGVYTHLCTDHYHYFEDGGGTYHNRYRSYEFNRGQEGDLWKGVVKGEVEGPEGYAGRGPGSGVYERQNWVNRGYQHEESDWPVAKTFRHGMAFIETNWAEDDWCLTIETFDPHEPFYSCDRYKEAYAEHYEGYRGPFFDWPEYDRVKEGDEAVAHLRYEYASLVSMCDAKLGEVLDTFDRYELWEDTMLVVWTDHGFMLGERDMWAKCWMPFYDEVARTPFYVWDPRCGKKGEVRESLVQPAIDLGPTLLRYFGVEGTKDMLGKDLAEVIENDEVVREAGIFGMHGGHVNVTDGRYVYMRGAAESTNQPLYNYTLMPTHMRGFVGCDVLGEAELVTGFGFMKGCKVLKLAAKGWEHPGVSEQERGTMLFDLAKDAGQEVNIKDEAVESRMVDCLIELMREAEAPSEQYERLGLNNKKTQPID